Below is a genomic region from Estrella lausannensis.
CGTACCCTGGACATTTTGGGAGCTGATCGTCAGCTGGACGGGTTTACTCAAGTCTTTTGCACTTTGATTTAATGCGATATCTACCTGCTTGCCAAAGAGCAGCTCAGCGCTTTTACTCTCGGTGCCGCTTGAGAGGGATAGGAACCAGTCGATCAGGGCTGAGGGAAGGTTGACAATATCGAAATGGATATCTTCCGGCTTGGCGAGAGGCGAGTCGATTGGAATGCGGCCGCTTAAGGAAAACTCCTCTGCTTTATTGCCGTCGGTCAGATGCGCTGAACCGTTGATGGAGTAGTGATCGCCTTGTCCTTTCGTTTCGATAGTTAACTTTCCGCCTGTGATATTCAGAGGGGATTTAGCACCGTTCGCGTCTGTTTTGTCGATAATGCTGGCTTTGATGTTTTCAATTTGAAGCGAGCTATTGATACCGCCTTTAAACAGGAGCGAAAAAAGGGAGTCGCTGAGTTGCAGGGCATCAATGTTCACTGACACCGCGTCGTCTTTACTTGTGTAGCTGATTCCCTGAACATTCTGGCCGCTGAACCATCCCAGGTCGAGTTGGTGAATTGAAAACTCACCTGGAATATCCTTGTTGAGCCATGACAGCGCGAGTTTTTTACCCGGTTCCGTCTTAAGGAGAGAGGGCGTCATGAGAAGTAAGGCCAGAGAGCCTGTCAGCACGCCTGCCAGTGTAAATAGGGTCAGCTTCAATCCTTTTCTCATAAACCTACCTCAAAAAGATGACTTCCAAACACCTCTGTTCCGGCATGCGCCAGAGGCTCTACAAAGGTGTCAGCGAAACAGAATCGGGCAATTTTAATCCGATCGGATTTTGAAAATGCCCTTTAAGTTTCCTATTATCACAGTCTTAAGTGAATAAGGGAAGTGATATTTTACATGACAATCAAATATTTAAATTGGTTTTTTAAAGGACTTGTCAGTCTTTAAAGTGAAAAAGGTAATTTTTTTTAGCTTTTAAATAAGTTTGAGACTAGACTTGTTGTTTTATATTCTTTATGACCAAGAAGATGGAGAAAAATTAGATGATTGGGGCTTCTGTCTTATTTATCCTAGGATATTTCGGTATTGTTTTTGAACACCGCTTTTTTGATAAGGCTGCGACCGCGATCCTAACCGGCGTGCTTTGCTGGGCGCTCTTTTTTATTATCGGGGATGGCGACCATGCGCAGAAGGCGCACGAGCTATACCACCATTTGGCCGATATCAGCCAGGTCGTATTTTTTATCATAGGCGCCATGCTGATTGTTGAAGTCATTGACAGTCATAAAGGCTTTCAGTCAGTCGAAAAATTTTTGAACTTCCGCTCGAAAACGGTCGTTTTCTGGATCATTCTTTTCGCGGGCTTTCTTCTTTCATCGATTTTGGACAACCTCACAACCATCATAGTGATGATATCCATACTTAAAAGGGTGATCCCGGAGAGGGATTCAAGGATTTTTCTCTCTGCGGCACTGGTTTCGATTGTCAACGCCGGCGGGGCCTGGACTCCGATCGGGGATATCACAACGACGATGCTCTGGATCGCCGACCGCATATCCACTTTTGCCATCATGAAATCGCTGTTTGTGCCTTGCGTCCTTACAACTGTCGTGATTGGATTATGCATTAAAAGAAAAGTGAATCTGGAGTTTTCAGTACCGAAAGGGGAGGAGCAGCGGAAGACTCCCTACAGCTTTACGATCCTAGTTCTTGGTGTATTAGCTCTTGTGTTGGTTCCTGTTTTGAAGGCGCTGATCGGCTTGCCACCTTTCATGGGAATACTGCTCGGCGTGGGCGTTCTTTGGGCCTTTACCGATGTCGTACACCGCAATGACAGCGAAATGCAGCATCTGCGCATCCAGCATATCCTTTCCAAAATTGACTTCTCGGTGGCCATGTTTTTCCTGGGAATATTACTTGCGGTCGATGCCCTGGAAGCCTTCGGGGTGTTGAGTACTCTTGCCACCTGGGTCAGGACAAGTTTCCCTTCGGAAAACATCTTCGCCTTTATGCTCGGCATGCTTTCGGCGGTGGTGGATAACGTTCCTTTAGTGGCAGCGACCATCCGGATGTTTGGGCTTGATATTTACCCGCAAGACCACCCGACTTGGAATATGCTGGCTTATTGCGTGGGTGTTGGCGGAAGCATTCTGGTCATCGGCTCGGCACCAGGTATCGCATTGATGTCTTTGGAGAAAGTTACGTTTAGCTGGTATGTGAAAAATATTAGTCTGATCGCTTTAATATCCTATATAGTGGGCGCTCTAGCCGCGGCTATATTCTAAAATGTCGACTGGAAAGCATCTCAACATCTTCTGTGATGAGATGCTTTCAAATCTTTCCGCATTTAAGTCTCTGAGAGGGAGTTCTCGATTACATTGAGAAGATCCTCTCCTGCCGCAACCCTCTCGATCGGTTCGCTTCCCGCATCCATCCATAGAATGAGCGACCTTAGCAGGGGAATGAACATCTCCTTTGTCGCCCCTTCTGCAGGTGTCAGAAACGAATATTTAACGAAGACTTTGCGGAGGGCCTCATCAAACACAAACACGGGACTCGGGAGTCCCCGATTGAAGAAGTTAACGGCCTGAATGGTCGCTTGCTCAGTACCCGCGATCAGGCTAAAGGGTAAGATTGAAATCAGCTGCACGCCAGCAGCACTTTTAAGATGGCCTATGCCTTCGAACTCCTCTATTTTGATAAGCATCTCTCTTTTTCTTCCCTGTAAATCCACAGGGAGTGAAAGCATGATGCACGAGGAGTCGTCTCCGTCTTCTTGCGAGCGCAACTTGCTGATGAAGCCGTTTTTTTTCAGTAGTTTATCTATCACGGTAATCTGGTGAGTTTTCATGATGCCCCTCAGCTTTTAAATGCGGCTAAAAGAGCCGACGCAGGATTATCTCGAAAATCTAAGACGTCGACCCCGACTCCGGCAAGAAACTCTTCCAAAAAGGGCTCTTCACCGTCTTTTGAAAGAGCTTCTTGGATGAGCGATAATCTCTCTTCCACTTCATTCACCCGCAACCCAAGCTTTTGGGCAAGTGCGGTTTTAGGAATGAGGGCTATGAGGTGTTGCAGTCGATCATTAGTGGAGGTATGTTTTTCATAGGTTACTTCACTTCTGTCGCCCTCAAGCCAGGCTTTATCAAGGCGCTCTCGCAACTCTTCCAACTCTTTTTTTTCTTTGATCAAACTATCGTATGAAGGTTCTTTTGCCGATTTCATCTCCAGTTCAAAATTTTCAATCTTAGTGTTGACCTCATCGATTGCTTGTTGCGTCTGTATCATGCTGTGATAGGTCTCTTCGCTTCGGTCTCCATCCATCCAGGCTCTCTCCAATTGGGTCAATCTGCCGGAGAGGTCGCTTTTTTCTCCGAGGAGGGATGCATGGGCTAAACTTACCTTTCCTTGGTTCCAAATAGGTTGCGCGATCTTATCGGCAATCTCTCCGAGTTTACCGCCGATTAAACTACCCAGCAATTTCCCCTCCGGTATTGAGGGTAGATGTTTCGCTACAAGCCCAAGCCCCCAGCCTACAGTGAGCAATGCGTATTCATTTTGTTGGAGCTCTGCAGCGTTACTTTCCTGCTCGGAGGTCTTAACACCATACATACAAGCTGCTGTCGCTATAGCGCAAACGGAGAAGAGACCCGCTGCGGCTGCACCGATGAGAAAGTATCCTTTCCGTGATAGCTGCTGCTCTTCTTGCTCTAGCGAATTAAGCTGCGAGGTAAGCTGCTGCCTTTTTAAATCGATAAGAACTTGGATGGCGCTATTTCCAGGGTAGTGGTGCTTCAGGTCGACTAACTCTTTTATAGCTTCGTGCAAACTATTCCGTACTTGGCCGAGGTGCTGTGCTTTGATGGCGCCTTCTTTGTAGCCTAGCCAGTTTTGCCATGCTGTCGCAGCTTCGCCGATCAGCGTCAGCGATTTCATCGTGACGAGATAATCATCGGCCGCTTTCGCATATTTGATCGCACCGGTTGCCAGGCCGATTCCCTTTTCGACAACTGATGTTTTTTGAGATCTCTGCATGTTGACAACCAAGTGGGTAAAAGCGGCTGCATTTTCGTCCACCGCCTTAATTTTTTTCTCGATCTCAAATGCGTTGGCAGGGTTATTCCTAAGCTCTTCTTGAAGGACTCTCTTTTCTTTGACAAAGCTTTCCAATT
It encodes:
- the nhaD gene encoding sodium:proton antiporter NhaD, which encodes MIGASVLFILGYFGIVFEHRFFDKAATAILTGVLCWALFFIIGDGDHAQKAHELYHHLADISQVVFFIIGAMLIVEVIDSHKGFQSVEKFLNFRSKTVVFWIILFAGFLLSSILDNLTTIIVMISILKRVIPERDSRIFLSAALVSIVNAGGAWTPIGDITTTMLWIADRISTFAIMKSLFVPCVLTTVVIGLCIKRKVNLEFSVPKGEEQRKTPYSFTILVLGVLALVLVPVLKALIGLPPFMGILLGVGVLWAFTDVVHRNDSEMQHLRIQHILSKIDFSVAMFFLGILLAVDALEAFGVLSTLATWVRTSFPSENIFAFMLGMLSAVVDNVPLVAATIRMFGLDIYPQDHPTWNMLAYCVGVGGSILVIGSAPGIALMSLEKVTFSWYVKNISLIALISYIVGALAAAIF